One window of Paludibacter propionicigenes WB4 genomic DNA carries:
- a CDS encoding SusC/RagA family TonB-linked outer membrane protein, producing MKRKINFLMALLLFGVCFVSAQQNLSVSGVVSDASDGSPMVGVSVFVKGTTSGAITDVNGKYTLNAPQGSKLIFSYIGMKKQEVSVKSNVINVSLESDSQVLNEVVAIGYGTMRKKLVTGATVQVSGESLQKLSTTSALTALQSQSPGVSITQSSGQPGEGFKVNIRGLGTVGSSGPLYVIDGVAGGNINNLNPSDIESIDVLKDAASAAIYGARAANGVILVATKQGKSGKTSVSYDAYYGAQYAYKMPALLNAKEYMAVEDMINFNEGNPANSWSTLLPAALYKSIQDGTWNGTNWLKESYNKAAPVQNHAINLTGGTELSKFSLGFSYASQDGIFGKPVASSYDRYTARINSDHVILKVNNFDAIKIGETLNYSYNTKSGVSIGNIYWNSIHSLLTANPLLPVYNSAGGYYDYASKAADGWNFDANARNPIANTALSSQGLNLSKNHNLQATAYLQIQPIKNLIFKSQFGYKMSASSYRSYDRIRNLSSDTQVSTETVSQNESVGTSWTIDNTLSYKFKLEDNTFDVMVGQSAEKWGLGENVSSSGQNSLFLGSWKNAYVDNTKSTALSQIAAGGSPWGEGDLSSYFGRLNYDYNEKYMASFTMRADGSSNFAPGKQWGYFPSGSVGWVMTSEPWMESTKDWMDFLKLRGSWGQNGNCNISGYQYLTTFSFDVTNGYYFGGDKSTQTTGGYANILKNPDVTWETSEQTDLGFDARFFNSRLGVALDLYKKTTKNWLVQAPILSTYGLNAPYINGGDVENKGIELALNWRDKIGKDFNYGVNVNISNNKNNVTRIANAEGIIHGASDVLSQGTAEMYRAQVGYPIGYFYGYKTDGVFQNYDEIAAYKAAGKGVLAGAQPGDVIFRDVNGDGKIDDKDKTMIGDPNPDYTLGLGLNFSYKGFDFNVAGAGAFGQQIAKSYRSFADSKNQNFTTDIFGCWTGEGTSNKLPRLTSGSNTNWQNISDIYIENGDYLKIQNVTIGYDFKTLFKKLPLQQARLYFTVQNLYTFTKYSGMDPEVGYGNDQSWVKGIDLGFYPSPRTFLVGANIKF from the coding sequence ATGAAAAGAAAAATCAATTTTCTAATGGCGCTACTCTTATTTGGAGTATGCTTTGTTTCTGCCCAGCAGAATCTTTCAGTTTCGGGAGTTGTTTCAGATGCAAGTGATGGAAGTCCAATGGTGGGCGTTTCTGTATTTGTCAAGGGAACTACATCTGGAGCAATTACCGATGTCAATGGGAAGTATACCCTAAATGCTCCTCAAGGATCTAAACTAATTTTTTCATACATTGGAATGAAAAAACAAGAAGTTTCTGTCAAAAGTAATGTAATTAATGTAAGCCTTGAATCAGACTCTCAAGTTTTGAATGAGGTTGTAGCTATTGGTTACGGAACCATGAGAAAGAAGCTTGTTACTGGTGCGACAGTTCAGGTAAGTGGTGAAAGTCTTCAGAAGCTAAGTACAACAAGTGCTTTGACTGCTTTACAGAGTCAGAGTCCAGGTGTGAGTATTACACAAAGCTCAGGTCAACCCGGTGAAGGTTTTAAAGTAAATATTCGTGGTCTAGGGACTGTAGGTTCTTCAGGTCCTTTATATGTTATAGATGGTGTAGCTGGTGGTAATATTAACAACTTAAACCCATCAGATATCGAATCTATTGATGTTTTGAAAGATGCGGCTTCAGCAGCTATTTATGGTGCACGTGCAGCAAATGGAGTAATCCTGGTAGCAACAAAACAAGGAAAATCTGGTAAGACTTCAGTTTCTTATGATGCTTATTATGGTGCGCAATACGCATACAAAATGCCGGCTTTACTGAATGCAAAAGAATACATGGCTGTTGAAGACATGATAAATTTTAATGAGGGTAATCCTGCAAATAGCTGGTCTACTTTGCTTCCTGCAGCTCTGTATAAATCAATTCAGGACGGAACATGGAATGGCACAAACTGGCTGAAAGAATCCTATAACAAAGCTGCTCCTGTTCAGAATCATGCAATTAACCTTACTGGTGGTACTGAACTATCCAAATTCTCTTTAGGATTTTCTTATGCCTCTCAGGACGGTATTTTTGGAAAACCTGTTGCATCTAGTTATGATCGTTATACAGCTCGTATAAATTCTGATCATGTAATTTTGAAAGTGAATAACTTTGATGCGATTAAAATCGGAGAAACATTGAACTATTCTTATAATACTAAGTCTGGTGTTTCTATTGGTAATATCTATTGGAACTCTATTCACAGCTTGTTAACAGCTAATCCATTATTGCCGGTTTATAATTCAGCTGGTGGATATTACGATTATGCATCGAAGGCTGCTGATGGCTGGAATTTTGATGCAAATGCAAGAAACCCTATTGCAAATACTGCTCTTTCGAGTCAAGGCTTAAATCTTTCCAAAAATCATAATCTACAAGCAACTGCTTATTTGCAAATTCAACCAATTAAGAATTTGATTTTCAAATCTCAATTTGGGTACAAAATGAGTGCTTCTTCTTATCGGTCGTATGACAGAATAAGAAATCTTAGCTCGGATACTCAGGTTTCAACAGAAACAGTTAGCCAGAATGAAAGTGTAGGTACATCTTGGACGATAGATAATACATTGTCTTATAAGTTTAAATTAGAAGACAATACATTTGATGTTATGGTTGGTCAATCTGCTGAAAAATGGGGATTAGGTGAAAATGTTAGTTCTTCAGGACAAAATTCTTTATTCTTGGGCTCTTGGAAAAATGCATATGTTGACAATACTAAGTCTACTGCATTGTCTCAAATAGCAGCAGGTGGTAGCCCTTGGGGTGAAGGAGATTTATCTTCTTACTTTGGTCGTTTAAACTATGACTATAATGAAAAGTATATGGCTTCATTTACAATGCGTGCTGATGGTTCCTCAAACTTTGCTCCCGGCAAACAATGGGGTTATTTCCCTTCAGGATCTGTTGGTTGGGTAATGACCAGTGAGCCTTGGATGGAATCTACTAAGGATTGGATGGATTTCTTGAAACTTCGTGGAAGTTGGGGACAGAATGGTAATTGTAATATTAGTGGTTACCAATATTTAACAACATTCTCTTTTGATGTTACTAATGGTTACTACTTCGGTGGTGATAAATCTACTCAAACAACAGGGGGGTATGCGAATATTCTTAAGAACCCTGATGTGACCTGGGAAACATCTGAACAGACTGATTTAGGCTTTGATGCACGCTTTTTTAATTCGCGTTTAGGAGTTGCTCTAGACTTATATAAGAAGACTACTAAAAACTGGTTGGTTCAAGCTCCTATTCTTTCTACTTACGGTCTAAATGCCCCATATATTAATGGTGGTGATGTTGAAAACAAAGGTATTGAGTTGGCTCTGAACTGGAGGGATAAAATTGGAAAAGATTTCAATTATGGTGTTAATGTAAATATATCAAACAATAAGAACAATGTAACCCGTATCGCAAATGCTGAAGGTATCATCCATGGAGCTTCAGATGTTTTAAGTCAGGGAACAGCAGAGATGTACCGCGCTCAGGTAGGTTATCCTATTGGTTATTTTTATGGATACAAAACAGATGGTGTTTTCCAAAATTATGATGAAATAGCAGCTTATAAGGCAGCAGGTAAAGGTGTGTTAGCTGGAGCTCAACCTGGAGATGTTATCTTTAGAGATGTTAATGGAGATGGTAAAATAGATGATAAAGATAAAACTATGATTGGCGATCCAAATCCTGATTATACTTTAGGTTTAGGTCTTAATTTTAGCTATAAGGGCTTTGACTTTAATGTTGCTGGTGCTGGTGCATTCGGTCAGCAAATTGCCAAATCATATCGTTCATTTGCTGATAGTAAGAATCAAAACTTCACAACAGATATTTTTGGTTGTTGGACAGGTGAAGGTACTTCCAATAAATTACCTCGCTTAACTTCAGGGTCAAATACTAACTGGCAGAATATCTCTGACATCTATATTGAAAATGGCGATTATTTGAAAATTCAAAACGTAACTATAGGTTATGATTTCAAAACCCTCTTCAAAAAATTACCACTTCAACAAGCTCGTCTCTACTTTACAGTTCAAAACCTTTATACCTTCACTAAGTACTCTGGAATGGATCCTGAAGTTGGTTATGGAAATGACCAGTCATGGGTAAAAGGAATCGATTTAGGATTTTATCCAAGTCCAAGAACATTCTTAGTAGGTGCTAATATTAAATTTTAA